In one Bradyrhizobium sp. 4 genomic region, the following are encoded:
- a CDS encoding bifunctional [glutamine synthetase] adenylyltransferase/[glutamine synthetase]-adenylyl-L-tyrosine phosphorylase, with translation MNHSAPGNADKHGERLAARFAEAPHIAASVTDQGRFESWLAELEPAQFTRLEALLAHRFARDVLAGIAEFSPYLFELLRVDPQRLIRLLECDPDAHLATLVAEANGAVLAASDEAEVMRLLRRMKAEAALLIALCDIGGVWPVMRVTAALTDVAVSSVRAALQYLLRQEAARGKLSPPNPEAPEEGCGLIVLAMGKMGAGELNYSSDIDLIVFFDPDNTTLAADIEPQPFFVRVTQGMARILQQRTYDGYVFRVDLRLRPDPSSTQVAISRDAALNYYEREGRTWERAAMIKARACAGDPRAGEALLAEIAPFVWRKHLDFAALADVHDMKRQMQTYRGQSEVAVEGHNVKVGRGGIREIEFFAQTQQLIAGGRHPELRVRPTLAALGVLASSNWITVAARDELTTAYQFLRRVEHRLQMIADEQTHTLPEDKEAVERFAWFFGYPDREAFARDLLRQLEIVQGHYEKLFEGDDPTGTAKLPALDYGAGPDDSRLLQYLATLGFKKPAAVAQTVRDWITGEYRVFRVEATRNAFVEFVPALIDGLAHAEEPDRAVVAFDHFLGALQRGGRLITLLGQNRDLVALVALVLGAAPRLGEMLARQPQLMDGLIDPRFFGAMPDRQELSGRLATTVQDAGSYEEFLDRLRLFGQESLFLIGTRILSGTVSAQQASTAFADVAEGIVHTVHGLVADRFAAQHGRIEGQESAIIAMGRLGSREMTASSDLDLILLYDFDSDNPDSDGAKSLQGAHYFARFTQRLISAFTTRTNYGVLYEIDMRLRPSGRAGPVASSLVSFADYQANEAWTWEHMALTRARVVSASPEFRERIEHVIRDVLTRRRDPAIIANDVADMRRAIAQEKGEADCWDLKYAAGGMVDIDFIAQYLQLVHAHEKPEILDVGTTQVLDNACRLGVLAQSETEILRAAARLYHDLTQILRLCVSDRFKPETAGTDLLRVMARAGDAPHFSSLEARVKETQSEVRRVFRALLEGTSSASAR, from the coding sequence ATGAACCATTCCGCGCCGGGAAACGCGGACAAGCATGGTGAGAGACTTGCCGCGCGCTTTGCGGAGGCTCCCCATATTGCCGCTTCCGTCACCGACCAAGGACGTTTTGAAAGCTGGCTGGCCGAGCTCGAGCCCGCGCAATTCACTCGTCTTGAAGCGCTGCTGGCTCACCGCTTCGCGCGGGACGTCCTGGCCGGCATCGCGGAATTCTCGCCTTATCTGTTTGAGCTGCTGCGCGTTGATCCGCAGCGTCTGATCCGGCTGCTGGAATGCGATCCGGATGCGCATCTCGCCACGCTGGTCGCGGAGGCGAACGGCGCGGTGCTCGCGGCATCCGACGAAGCCGAGGTGATGCGGCTGCTGCGCCGCATGAAGGCGGAGGCCGCGCTCCTGATCGCACTGTGCGACATCGGCGGGGTCTGGCCGGTGATGCGGGTGACCGCAGCGCTCACCGATGTCGCAGTGTCCTCGGTGCGGGCGGCGCTTCAATACCTGCTGCGGCAGGAAGCCGCACGCGGCAAGCTCTCGCCGCCCAATCCCGAGGCGCCGGAGGAGGGCTGCGGGCTGATCGTGCTTGCGATGGGCAAGATGGGCGCAGGCGAGCTGAACTATTCCAGCGACATTGATCTCATCGTGTTTTTCGATCCCGACAATACGACGCTCGCCGCCGATATCGAACCCCAGCCATTCTTCGTGAGGGTGACGCAGGGGATGGCACGCATTCTCCAGCAGCGCACCTATGACGGTTACGTCTTCCGCGTCGATCTGCGCCTGCGTCCCGATCCGTCCTCGACGCAGGTGGCGATTTCGCGCGACGCCGCGCTGAATTATTACGAGCGGGAAGGGCGCACCTGGGAGCGCGCCGCGATGATCAAGGCGCGCGCCTGCGCCGGCGATCCCAGGGCGGGCGAGGCGCTGCTCGCGGAGATCGCGCCCTTCGTCTGGCGCAAGCATCTCGACTTCGCCGCGCTTGCCGACGTTCACGACATGAAGCGGCAGATGCAGACCTATCGCGGCCAGAGCGAGGTCGCGGTCGAAGGCCATAACGTGAAGGTCGGGCGCGGCGGAATCCGCGAGATCGAGTTCTTCGCCCAGACCCAGCAATTGATCGCCGGCGGCCGGCATCCCGAACTGCGCGTGCGGCCGACGCTCGCCGCGCTCGGCGTGCTAGCTTCCAGCAACTGGATCACGGTCGCCGCGCGTGACGAGCTGACCACGGCGTACCAATTCCTGCGCCGGGTCGAGCATCGCCTCCAGATGATCGCCGACGAGCAGACCCACACGCTGCCCGAGGACAAGGAAGCGGTCGAGCGTTTCGCCTGGTTCTTCGGTTATCCGGATCGCGAGGCCTTTGCCCGCGACCTTTTGCGCCAGCTCGAGATCGTCCAGGGCCACTACGAAAAACTGTTCGAGGGCGACGATCCGACCGGCACGGCCAAGCTGCCGGCGCTCGACTACGGTGCGGGTCCCGACGATTCGCGGCTGCTTCAGTATCTGGCCACGCTCGGCTTCAAGAAGCCTGCCGCCGTCGCGCAGACCGTGCGTGACTGGATCACCGGCGAGTACCGCGTGTTCCGCGTTGAGGCGACGCGAAACGCATTCGTCGAATTCGTGCCGGCCCTGATCGACGGTCTCGCTCATGCCGAGGAGCCGGATCGGGCCGTCGTGGCGTTCGACCATTTCCTTGGGGCGCTTCAGCGCGGCGGCCGGCTGATCACGCTTCTCGGTCAGAACCGCGATCTCGTCGCGCTCGTGGCCCTGGTGCTTGGCGCGGCGCCCCGGCTCGGCGAGATGCTGGCGCGGCAGCCGCAGCTCATGGATGGCCTGATCGATCCGCGCTTCTTCGGCGCCATGCCCGACAGGCAGGAATTGTCGGGGCGGCTTGCGACCACCGTGCAGGATGCCGGCTCTTACGAAGAGTTCCTCGACCGCCTGCGTCTGTTCGGGCAGGAGAGCCTGTTCCTGATCGGCACGCGCATTCTCTCCGGCACCGTCTCGGCGCAGCAGGCGAGCACGGCCTTTGCCGACGTCGCCGAGGGCATCGTCCATACCGTGCATGGTCTCGTCGCCGACCGCTTCGCCGCCCAGCATGGCCGGATCGAAGGGCAGGAGAGCGCAATCATCGCGATGGGCCGGCTCGGCAGCCGCGAGATGACCGCGTCATCCGATCTCGACCTGATCCTGCTGTACGATTTCGACAGCGACAATCCGGACTCCGACGGTGCGAAGTCACTGCAAGGTGCGCATTACTTCGCCCGCTTTACCCAGCGCCTGATCAGCGCGTTCACGACGCGCACCAATTACGGGGTGCTTTACGAAATCGACATGCGGCTGCGCCCCTCGGGGCGTGCCGGCCCTGTGGCCTCGAGCCTCGTCTCGTTCGCGGACTACCAGGCCAACGAGGCCTGGACCTGGGAGCACATGGCGCTGACGCGCGCGCGCGTCGTGTCGGCTTCGCCCGAATTCCGGGAGCGCATCGAACACGTCATCCGCGATGTCCTGACCCGTCGCCGCGATCCCGCAATCATCGCCAACGACGTTGCCGACATGCGGCGTGCGATTGCCCAGGAGAAGGGCGAGGCCGATTGCTGGGATCTCAAATATGCAGCCGGCGGCATGGTCGACATCGACTTCATCGCGCAATATCTCCAGCTCGTGCATGCGCACGAGAAACCGGAGATTCTCGACGTCGGCACCACGCAGGTGCTGGACAATGCATGCAGGCTCGGCGTGCTCGCGCAATCGGAGACCGAGATATTGCGTGCCGCGGCGCGGCTCTATCACGACCTGACGCAGATCCTGCGGCTCTGCGTCAGCGACCGGTTCAAGCCGGAAACCGCCGGCACCGACCTCTTGCGCGTGATGGCACGCGCCGGCGACGCGCCGCATTTCTCCTCGCTGGAGGCGCGCGTGAAGGAGACGCAGAGCGAGGTGCGGCGTGTCTTCAGGGCGCTGCTGGAAGGGACGTCGTCGGCTTCAGCGAGGTGA
- a CDS encoding formate dehydrogenase subunit delta, translating to MSPDRLIYMANQIGTFFRSQGHDKAVPGIADHIKKFWDPRMKRAIFAHLDAGGVGLEPNVREALTSLKPTTSLPAAP from the coding sequence ATGTCGCCTGACCGCCTGATCTACATGGCCAACCAGATCGGCACGTTCTTTCGGAGCCAGGGCCACGACAAGGCCGTGCCGGGGATCGCCGACCACATCAAGAAATTCTGGGACCCGCGGATGAAGCGCGCGATCTTCGCCCATCTCGATGCCGGCGGCGTGGGTCTTGAGCCGAATGTGCGGGAGGCGCTCACCTCGCTGAAGCCGACGACGTCCCTTCCAGCAGCGCCCTGA
- the fdhD gene encoding formate dehydrogenase accessory sulfurtransferase FdhD: MHVPVQAIDREIWRNGVASEGARLIPEETPLALTYNGGTYAVMMGTPQNLEDFAVGFSLDEGIIRSVDDVKSLEIVRLDDGIELRMWLAPENAARISERRRHIAGPTGCGICGIDSMAEAVRPAAVVPQGQMFTPEQVMAAMQTIAPLQSINLQTRAVHAAAFWTPAGGIVALREDVGRHNALDKLAGSLARSRTAASGGIVLLTSRVSVEMVQKTAAIGAPVMVAISAPTALAVRTAEAAGITLIAIARQDGFEVFSHGGRVVACHATEVADVA; encoded by the coding sequence ATGCACGTACCGGTCCAGGCCATCGACCGCGAGATCTGGCGCAACGGTGTCGCGTCCGAAGGAGCGCGGCTGATTCCGGAGGAGACGCCGCTGGCGCTGACCTACAATGGCGGCACCTACGCCGTCATGATGGGGACGCCGCAGAACCTCGAAGATTTCGCGGTCGGCTTCAGCCTGGACGAAGGCATCATCAGATCCGTCGATGACGTCAAGTCGCTCGAAATAGTCCGCCTCGACGACGGCATCGAGCTGCGCATGTGGCTGGCACCGGAAAATGCTGCGCGAATCAGCGAGCGCCGCCGCCACATCGCCGGCCCGACCGGTTGCGGCATTTGCGGCATCGACTCGATGGCCGAAGCTGTGCGGCCTGCGGCCGTCGTGCCGCAGGGACAGATGTTTACGCCCGAGCAGGTGATGGCGGCGATGCAGACCATCGCACCGCTGCAATCAATAAATTTGCAAACCCGCGCCGTTCACGCCGCCGCGTTCTGGACGCCTGCCGGCGGTATCGTCGCGCTGCGCGAGGATGTCGGCCGCCACAACGCGCTCGACAAGCTCGCCGGTTCGCTGGCGCGCAGCCGCACGGCTGCAAGCGGCGGCATCGTGCTGCTGACGAGCCGCGTCTCGGTCGAGATGGTGCAGAAGACCGCCGCCATCGGCGCGCCGGTGATGGTCGCCATCTCTGCGCCGACCGCGCTTGCGGTGCGCACCGCGGAGGCCGCCGGCATCACGCTGATTGCCATTGCCCGCCAGGACGGGTTCGAAGTGTTTTCGCATGGCGGCCGGGTTGTCGCCTGTCATGCCACGGAGGTTGCCGATGTCGCCTGA
- the fdhF gene encoding formate dehydrogenase subunit alpha: MSLIEEIDFGTPHSKSETMVTLTIDGNRVTVPEGTSIMRAAMDAGHQIPKLCATDMVDAFGSCRLCVVEIEGRAGTPASCTTPVMSGLIVHTQSERLKKLRKGVMELYISDHPLDCLTCGANGDCELQDMAGAVGLRDVRYGYEGENHVFAKSHGEINAAWMPKDESNPYFTYDPSKCIVCSRCVRACEEVQGTFALTISGRGLDSRVSPGMSESFLGSECVSCGACVQACPTATLTEKSVIEIGQPEHSVVTTCAYCGVGCAFKAEMRGEELVRMVPYKDGKANRGHSCVKGRFAWGYTNHKERILNPMIRERIEDPWREVSWDEAFSFAADRMRGIQKKYGRDAIGGITSSRCTNEETYLVQKLIRAGFGNNNVDTCARVCHSPTGYGLSTTFGTSAGTQDFDSVEDTDVVVIIGANPASAHPVFASRLKKRLRQGAKLVVIDPRRTEMVESPHVKALHLPLMPGTNVAVMTALAHVIVTEGLVDETFVRERCDWSEFEEWAAFVAQPNNSPEATAILTGVDPKDLREAARVYATGGNGAIYYGLGVTEHSQGSTTVIAIANLAMATGNIGRPGVGVNPLRGQNNVQGSCDMGSFPHELPGYRHISGDAVRDQFEALWNVKLNPEPGLRIPNMFDAAVEGTFMGIYVQGEDILQSDPNTKHVVAALSAMECVIVHDLFLNETANYAHVFLPGSSFLEKDGTFTNAERRIQRVRKVMTPKNGLADWEVTIGLARAMGFEMTYSHPSEIMDEIAALTPTFAGVSYAKLDELGSVQWPCNDKAPEGTPVMHIDGFVRGKGKFVVTEYVATDERTGPRYPLLLTTGRILSQYNVGAQTRRTENVVWHAEDRLEIHPHDAEQRGVRDGDWVRLKSRAGETTLRAEITDRVAPGVVYTTFHHPDTQANVITTDYSDWATNCPEYKVTAVQISPSNGPSDWQKAYDAQARHSRRIAPAEAAE; the protein is encoded by the coding sequence ATGTCTCTGATCGAAGAAATCGACTTCGGCACGCCGCACTCGAAATCGGAAACGATGGTGACGCTGACTATCGACGGCAACCGGGTCACGGTGCCCGAGGGCACCTCGATCATGCGGGCGGCGATGGACGCCGGCCACCAGATCCCGAAACTCTGCGCGACCGACATGGTCGATGCGTTCGGCTCGTGCCGCCTTTGCGTCGTCGAGATCGAGGGCCGCGCCGGAACACCGGCCTCCTGCACCACGCCTGTCATGTCCGGCCTGATCGTGCACACCCAGAGCGAACGGCTCAAGAAGCTCCGCAAGGGCGTGATGGAGCTCTACATCTCCGACCATCCGCTCGACTGCCTCACCTGCGGCGCCAACGGCGACTGCGAGTTGCAGGACATGGCCGGCGCCGTGGGCCTGCGCGACGTGCGTTACGGCTATGAGGGGGAGAACCACGTCTTCGCGAAATCCCACGGCGAGATCAACGCCGCCTGGATGCCGAAGGACGAGTCCAATCCGTACTTCACCTATGATCCCTCCAAGTGCATCGTCTGCTCGCGCTGCGTCCGCGCCTGCGAGGAGGTGCAAGGCACCTTCGCGCTCACGATCTCCGGCCGCGGCCTCGACAGCCGCGTGTCGCCGGGCATGAGCGAGAGCTTCCTCGGCTCCGAATGCGTCTCCTGCGGCGCCTGCGTGCAGGCCTGCCCGACAGCGACGCTGACCGAGAAATCCGTGATCGAGATCGGCCAGCCCGAACATTCGGTCGTCACCACCTGCGCCTATTGCGGCGTCGGCTGCGCCTTCAAGGCCGAGATGCGCGGCGAGGAACTCGTCCGCATGGTGCCGTACAAGGACGGCAAGGCCAATCGCGGCCATTCCTGCGTCAAGGGCCGCTTCGCCTGGGGCTACACCAACCACAAGGAACGCATCCTCAACCCGATGATCCGCGAGCGGATCGAGGATCCCTGGCGCGAAGTGTCGTGGGACGAGGCCTTCTCGTTTGCCGCCGACAGGATGCGCGGCATCCAGAAGAAATACGGCCGCGACGCCATCGGCGGCATCACATCGTCCCGCTGCACCAATGAAGAAACCTATCTGGTGCAGAAGCTGATCCGCGCCGGCTTCGGCAACAACAATGTCGACACTTGCGCCCGCGTCTGCCACTCCCCGACCGGCTATGGCCTCTCGACCACGTTCGGTACCTCTGCCGGCACGCAGGATTTCGACTCGGTCGAGGACACCGACGTCGTCGTCATCATCGGTGCCAACCCCGCTTCGGCCCATCCGGTGTTCGCCTCCCGCCTGAAGAAGCGGCTGCGCCAGGGCGCCAAGCTGGTCGTGATCGATCCGCGCCGTACCGAGATGGTGGAATCGCCGCATGTGAAGGCGCTGCACCTGCCGCTGATGCCCGGCACCAACGTTGCGGTGATGACGGCACTGGCGCATGTGATCGTCACCGAAGGCCTCGTCGACGAAACCTTCGTGCGCGAACGCTGCGACTGGAGCGAGTTCGAGGAATGGGCGGCGTTCGTCGCCCAGCCGAACAACAGCCCGGAAGCCACTGCCATCCTCACCGGCGTCGATCCGAAGGATCTGCGCGAAGCAGCGCGCGTCTACGCCACCGGCGGCAACGGCGCGATCTATTACGGTCTCGGCGTGACCGAGCACAGCCAGGGTTCGACCACCGTGATCGCGATCGCCAACCTTGCGATGGCCACGGGCAATATCGGCCGTCCGGGTGTCGGCGTGAACCCGCTGCGCGGCCAGAACAACGTGCAGGGCTCCTGCGACATGGGCTCGTTCCCGCACGAGCTGCCCGGCTACCGCCACATCTCGGGCGACGCCGTGCGGGACCAGTTCGAAGCGCTGTGGAACGTCAAGCTCAACCCCGAGCCGGGCCTGCGCATTCCCAACATGTTCGACGCCGCGGTCGAAGGCACGTTCATGGGGATTTACGTGCAGGGCGAGGACATCCTGCAATCCGATCCCAACACCAAGCATGTGGTGGCAGCACTCTCGGCGATGGAATGCGTCATCGTCCACGACCTCTTCCTGAACGAGACCGCGAACTACGCCCACGTGTTCCTGCCGGGCTCGAGCTTCCTCGAGAAGGACGGCACCTTCACGAACGCCGAGCGCCGCATCCAGCGGGTCCGCAAGGTGATGACGCCGAAGAACGGGCTTGCCGACTGGGAGGTCACCATCGGCCTCGCCAGGGCCATGGGCTTCGAGATGACCTACAGCCATCCTTCCGAGATCATGGACGAGATCGCGGCGCTGACCCCGACCTTCGCCGGCGTCTCCTATGCCAAGCTCGACGAGCTCGGCTCGGTGCAGTGGCCCTGCAACGACAAGGCGCCCGAGGGCACGCCGGTGATGCATATCGACGGCTTCGTCCGCGGCAAGGGCAAGTTCGTCGTCACCGAATACGTCGCGACCGACGAACGCACCGGCCCGCGCTATCCGCTACTGCTCACCACGGGCCGCATCCTCAGCCAGTACAATGTCGGCGCGCAGACCCGGCGTACCGAGAACGTAGTCTGGCATGCCGAGGATCGGCTGGAGATCCATCCGCACGATGCCGAACAGCGCGGCGTGCGCGACGGGGACTGGGTGCGGCTGAAGAGCCGCGCCGGCGAGACCACGCTGCGTGCGGAGATCACCGATCGCGTCGCGCCGGGCGTCGTCTACACCACCTTCCACCATCCGGACACGCAGGCCAACGTCATCACGACCGACTATTCGGACTGGGCAACCAACTGCCCCGAATACAAGGTCACGGCGGTGCAGATCTCGCCGTCGAACGGCCCGTCCGACTGGCAGAAGGCCTACGACGCACAGGCGCGGCATTCCCGCCGTATCGCGCCGGCCGAGGCCGCGGAGTAG
- a CDS encoding NADH-quinone oxidoreductase subunit NuoF yields the protein MSIRLYVSRDAGALAVGADEVALALEQAAAKRGVAVEIVRTGSRGLYWLEPLVEVATPQGRIAFGPVTETDVPSLLDALASNTPHLLRLGATDEIPWLKRQTRLTFARCGVIDPRSLDDYRAHGGYKGLERALSLGSEAILNEVTASGLRGRGGAGFPTGIKWKTVAQAKADRKFIVCNADEGDSGTFADRMVMEGDPFLVIEGMTTAGITVGATKGYIYIRSEYPHAVEAMNAAIQAAKRGGYLGANIGGSAHSFDLEVRVGAGAYVCGEETSLLESIEGRRGIVRAKPPLPAHHGLFGKPTVINNVLSFAAIPFILAEGAKAYADFGMGRSRGTMPIQLAGNIRHGGLFETAFGVTLGELVDDIGGGTFTGRPIRAVQVGGPLGAYFPRALFDTPFDYEAFAARDGLIGHGGIVVFDDSVDMRKQARFAMEFCAIESCGKCTPCRIGSTRGVETIEKIIKGERVSENLALVEDLCNTMKFGSLCALGGFTPYPVLSALKHFRKDFVPAPTTLQAAE from the coding sequence ATGAGCATCCGTCTATATGTCTCTCGCGACGCGGGCGCGCTTGCGGTCGGCGCCGACGAGGTCGCGTTGGCGCTGGAGCAGGCTGCAGCCAAGCGTGGCGTTGCCGTCGAGATCGTCAGGACCGGCTCGCGCGGCCTGTACTGGCTCGAGCCGCTGGTCGAGGTCGCGACACCGCAGGGCCGGATCGCGTTCGGCCCCGTGACCGAGACCGATGTGCCCTCCCTGCTCGACGCGCTCGCGAGCAACACGCCGCATCTGCTGCGGCTCGGCGCCACCGACGAGATCCCCTGGCTCAAGCGCCAGACCCGCCTCACCTTCGCGCGCTGCGGCGTGATCGACCCGCGCTCGCTCGATGACTACCGCGCCCATGGCGGCTACAAGGGCCTCGAACGCGCGCTGTCGCTCGGCTCGGAAGCCATCCTCAATGAAGTGACGGCGTCCGGCCTGCGCGGCCGCGGCGGCGCGGGCTTTCCGACCGGCATCAAGTGGAAGACGGTCGCGCAGGCGAAAGCGGATCGCAAGTTCATCGTCTGCAACGCCGACGAAGGCGACAGCGGCACCTTCGCCGACCGCATGGTCATGGAAGGCGATCCCTTCCTCGTCATCGAGGGCATGACGACCGCCGGCATCACCGTCGGCGCGACCAAGGGTTACATCTACATCCGCAGCGAATATCCGCACGCGGTCGAGGCGATGAACGCGGCCATCCAGGCTGCGAAGCGCGGCGGCTATCTCGGCGCGAACATCGGTGGTTCCGCGCACAGCTTCGATCTCGAGGTGCGCGTCGGCGCCGGCGCTTACGTTTGCGGCGAAGAGACCTCGCTGCTGGAAAGCATAGAAGGCCGTCGCGGCATCGTGCGCGCAAAGCCGCCACTGCCCGCGCATCACGGCCTGTTCGGCAAGCCGACCGTCATCAACAACGTGCTGTCGTTCGCCGCCATCCCCTTCATCCTGGCCGAAGGCGCCAAGGCCTATGCCGATTTCGGCATGGGTCGCTCGCGCGGTACGATGCCGATCCAGCTCGCCGGCAACATCCGCCACGGCGGGCTGTTCGAGACGGCCTTCGGCGTGACGCTCGGCGAGCTCGTCGACGACATCGGCGGCGGCACGTTCACGGGCCGCCCGATCCGCGCGGTACAGGTCGGAGGCCCCCTGGGCGCCTACTTCCCTCGCGCGCTGTTCGACACGCCGTTCGACTACGAGGCCTTCGCCGCGCGCGACGGCCTGATCGGCCACGGCGGTATCGTCGTGTTCGACGACAGCGTCGACATGCGCAAGCAGGCGCGTTTCGCCATGGAATTCTGCGCCATCGAATCCTGCGGCAAGTGCACGCCGTGCCGGATCGGCTCGACCCGCGGCGTCGAGACCATCGAGAAGATCATCAAGGGCGAGCGCGTGAGCGAAAACCTCGCACTCGTCGAAGACCTCTGCAACACTATGAAATTCGGCTCGCTCTGCGCGCTCGGCGGCTTCACGCCCTACCCCGTGCTCAGCGCATTGAAGCACTTCCGGAAGGATTTCGTCCCGGCCCCGACCACGCTTCAGGCCGCGGAATAG
- a CDS encoding formate dehydrogenase subunit gamma: MTTVFEPWDETRGAEIIAEHSGQEGATLVILHALQEAFGYVPAAAIPMVAHALNLSRAEVHGVFTFYHDFRHKPAGRHVLKLCRAEACQAAGGDALATRVEAKLGVLLGGTTADDRVTLEPIYCLGLCATAPSAMLDGRLIGRLDERRIDALVAEAQR, from the coding sequence ATGACAACGGTTTTTGAGCCTTGGGACGAAACGCGAGGCGCCGAGATCATCGCCGAACACAGCGGGCAGGAAGGCGCGACGCTGGTGATCCTGCACGCGCTTCAGGAGGCGTTCGGCTACGTGCCGGCGGCGGCCATTCCCATGGTGGCGCACGCACTCAATCTGTCGCGCGCCGAAGTGCATGGCGTGTTCACGTTCTATCATGACTTCCGCCACAAGCCGGCCGGCCGCCATGTGCTGAAGCTCTGCCGCGCGGAGGCCTGTCAGGCGGCGGGCGGCGATGCGCTGGCGACGCGTGTCGAGGCGAAGCTCGGCGTGTTGCTGGGCGGCACCACGGCCGATGATCGCGTCACGCTGGAGCCGATCTACTGCCTCGGACTGTGCGCGACCGCGCCATCCGCGATGCTCGACGGCCGACTGATCGGCCGACTCGATGAAAGGCGTATCGATGCGCTCGTTGCGGAGGCGCAGCGATGA
- a CDS encoding LysR family transcriptional regulator: MLDKLELLLALAKERHFGRAAEMCGVTQPTMSTGLKQLEEILGVMLVQRGSRFQGFTPEGERALDWARRIVGDARAMRDEINGLKHQLSGEIRIAAIPTVLGMVAALTTPFRARHPEVRFSIRSTTSSEVLGLLENLEVDAGLTYIENEPIGKVRTIPLYSESYRLLTAPDGMFGDRETVTWKEVGQVPLCLLTPDMQNRRIIDRALRSVGAEATPTLTSNSLLVLFTHVKTGRWASVMPAKLAETLGLSDTVRSIPITDPDVNYSIGMVIPQRDPMTPLIAALVNVAREVAPSLQS, translated from the coding sequence TTGCTCGACAAGCTTGAACTGCTGCTGGCGCTGGCGAAGGAGCGGCATTTCGGCCGGGCCGCCGAAATGTGCGGCGTGACGCAACCGACGATGTCGACCGGGCTGAAGCAGCTCGAGGAGATCCTCGGCGTGATGCTGGTCCAGCGCGGCTCCCGCTTCCAGGGTTTTACGCCGGAAGGCGAGCGGGCGCTGGATTGGGCGCGCCGGATCGTCGGCGATGCCCGCGCGATGCGTGACGAGATCAACGGGCTGAAGCATCAGCTCTCCGGCGAGATCCGTATTGCCGCGATCCCCACCGTGCTCGGCATGGTCGCTGCGCTGACGACGCCGTTCCGCGCCAGGCACCCCGAGGTGCGCTTCAGTATCCGCTCCACGACCTCATCCGAGGTGCTGGGATTGCTCGAGAATCTCGAGGTGGATGCGGGGCTGACCTATATCGAGAACGAGCCGATCGGCAAGGTGCGCACCATCCCGCTCTACAGCGAGAGCTATCGTCTGCTCACCGCGCCGGATGGAATGTTCGGCGATCGCGAGACGGTGACGTGGAAAGAGGTCGGGCAGGTGCCGCTGTGCCTGCTGACGCCCGACATGCAGAACCGCCGCATCATCGACCGCGCGTTACGTTCGGTCGGCGCCGAGGCGACGCCGACCTTGACGTCGAATTCGCTGCTCGTGCTGTTCACGCATGTGAAGACGGGGCGCTGGGCCAGCGTGATGCCGGCCAAGCTCGCCGAAACGCTCGGCCTGTCCGATACGGTGCGCTCGATCCCGATCACCGATCCCGATGTCAATTACAGCATCGGCATGGTGATCCCGCAGCGTGATCCGATGACGCCGCTGATCGCGGCGCTGGTCAATGTCGCGCGGGAAGTCGCGCCGTCGCTGCAATCGTAG